The Deltaproteobacteria bacterium genome includes the window GTCGACTCTGCCCGAAAAAGAGGCAAAATCTCCGGCATTGTCACCAATGGATACTATCTGAAAGGGGCATTGCCCGAAATCTCTTCCTCTGGCCTTGTGATGGACTACATGGATGTTTCCCTTGAGGGCCCCAGGGAAGTGGATGAAAAGGTTCGGGGAAAAGGACACTTCGACAGGGTGGTGGCCGCCATAAACGACGAAAAGTTGATGAAGACGACAGAGAAGTTCTTCATATCCTTCACCCTGAATGCATGGAACTGCGGGCCCGATACGCTCAAATCCTTTCTTCACTGGATGCTCAAAACCTTTCACGAACCGCGGCTCGCCGTCCTTGCACTTTACCCCAACCAACACGTCCCCGAAGAGTTGTGGCTGACGGACGATCAATTCCTCCGGGCTCTTGAAATTCTACTTGAGGTTTCAGGCAAATTCAGTGATATTTTCATAGACGCCTTTTCCGGAAGCATCCCCGGTTTTCGCGAAATCGTACAAAAAAAATATCTCCCGGGAAAAGGTGAACTTTTAAGGGACGACACCGGTATGCTGTGGGGATTCGTGGGCGAAAACCTCTACGTGAGATATGAAAACATTCGTGATGTGGCGCGATATCAGGTGCGCGTCACGCCCGAGGGCCGTCTGATCATGCCGAGGGACCTGGAAGCGGAGGACTATCTCCGCTCCGCTAGGAGTTCGGTTTTATCCGCGGATTGGAACAATACCCTGAACGGCATTCTGGATGAAATAAACAGGATCGAGGAAGCGGTTGATCCCAAATGTCTGGATCAGAGGTGTTTCCCGGCGTGCCGGGGAGACAACTTGCGATGTGCATTCATAAACGGAGGGCCAAAATGAGCATCAGAAGAATGTGGCCGCAACTCCTTGTTATTTTCGTTTGCGCCTTTGCATTTCCCGTCTTTTTGGTTTGGGGCCAAGGCGGAAACATGGAACCGATCAAGGAATCGACGGCTTCCCGAACGACCGGGCAGTTTGATCCCCCGAAACCCTGGACCCTCAGGGATTCGGCCATGAGCAATATGACCAGTTTCGATCCGGTGAAGGTTGTCGATGCTTTCAGCGTAGACATCTTGGCCAACGTGTACGAAGGACTCGTGAATGTTTCGGCGGAAGGCAGGCCCGTACCGGGCCTCGCGGAATCGTGGCAGCACTCCGATGATGGCCGCACATGGATTTTTCACCTGCGAAAAGGGGTGAAATTCCATCCCCTGACCGAGTGCGATTTCAAGGTCCCCGAGGAAGTAACCGCAAAAGACGTCGTATATTCCTTCAAAAGGACCCTTTCCGCTTCCGGATCCGTAACCTCCTGGATATTCACGGATATTCTGGAAGGTGCCGCTGAATTTGCCGCGGGGAAAACAAAGGGAATAAAAGGGCTCGAAATCATTGACGACCACACCCTTAAGATTCATCTCACAAAACCCTTTTTCCTGGCTTCAAAACTGACCTTTAACGGTACGTGGATATACCCGGCGGGCATTGTGGAAGCATGCGGCAAGGAATTTCTTTCATCCCACGAGGTCGGAACGGGGCCATACATCATCAAGGAATTCATCCCCGACGACAGGATCGTGTTGACGCGGTTTGATTCTTACCGGACAGAGCACCACCAGGCCCCTGAAACGGTGGTCATACGTATTTTCAGCGATCCCCTGGCCGCCATGGAATCTTTTGCGCGGGGCGAACTGGATATGGTGGAAGCCGGAATCAGTACCCTGCCCAAGGCAAGAAAGCTTGTGTCCCAAGGGAACAAGATGGTCTCCGCCAAAGGGAATTATCTGGATTACCTCTGCATGAACGACCAGGAGCCCCCTTTCAATGATATAAGGGTGCGGCGGGCATTGAACATGGCGGTAAACCGGGAGGTACTGGCCAGCTTGCTCGGGGACTTCGGCGTGCCCGCCTACGGCTACATCCCTCCCTTTTCCCCGGCCTATCGGGGGACCGCACGAATAAAAGAGGAAGGGTTCCGATTCGATCCCGCCGGCGCCAAGGCATTGTTGACGGAGTACTTGGCTGAAAAAAACCTTTCTTCGCTCGATCTTGAACTCGTGATTGATTCCGGGGAATTGCCTGAAACCATCGGCCAGTTCGTAACGGCGCAAATAGAAAAGGAGTTGCCCGAGGTAACGGTTTCTCTCAAGAAAATCACCTTTCCGGCAATGCTCCAGATGGCATTCAGCGGCAAGGGGAAGTTCTTCCGCATATGGTGGAATATCGTAACGCCGGGAGAATTCATGTATTTCCTCTTTTTCTTCCCGGGCCAGGACCCGCCGGGGGGATTCAACCTTTCTTTTTATGACTCAAAAATCTTTCCCCAAAAATACGCCGAGGTCATGGGAACCCTTGATGATGAAGAACGCAGGCAAGGGGTTCAACAGCTTGAAGACATATTGATCCGGGACGCCGCCGCCATTCCTCTTTTGCACAAGACCTACCATTTTCTGGAGAGAAAGGGCATTACGTGTCCCATTAACGGGCTGTTGAGAAAGCCGTATATTTTTTCCATAAAAACGGACGGTTAGAAACCGATGACGGCTTACGTTGCCAGGTCCCTGTTTGTGATCATACTCGGAGTCTTTTTCTCCTTTGGCCTGTTTTATGTTCTGCCCGACCCGGCCTACAGAATCGCCGGGGGTTTCGCGGATAAGACGGCCGTTACGTCCATCCGAAAAAACCTCAACCTTGACCAGCCCGTTTTCAAGCGGTTTGTCATGCTGGTCTCCGACGTGGCGGCCGGAAAATTGAAGAGCTTTTACACGGACCGACCCGTTTTGGGTCTTGCTCTCGAAAAGCTGAAGATCAGCCTGATGGTCGGAGTCTGGGGGTTGATTTTCATATTCTTTTGGGGAGGGGTTCTGGTTGCGGGGCAATCCGTGGCTCCCCGGCTCAGAAAGTGGGTGGAGACCGTTTCCAACACGGCGGCGGTTGTGCCGGTGTTCATCTTCTCCATTTTGCTGCTTTTTTTATCGACCTCCTGGGACTTGCCAAAGGAGGCCTGCGCTGGGATGGCCCTTTCCGTTTTTCCGGCGATTCTTCTGAGCAGCAATATCGTCTTGCGGCTTCATGAAGCAAAACGCGCTCCCTACGCGCTGATCGCCAGGGGCTACGGGCTCGGCAAAACCGTCATGTTTAGGCGGATAGTGCATGAACTGTCCCCCTCCTTTGTTATTTTAAGCAATTCGTTGATTTTTTTTCTGATTGCGGGGCTCGCAGTGGTTGAGGAAGTATTCGGCATTCCCGGAATGGGGCATTGGTTCCTGCGATCGGCCCTGCGACTGGATCTTCCGGTGCTGTTCGTGGTTTC containing:
- a CDS encoding radical SAM protein, with amino-acid sequence MEDLKEKIEKNAENERDVSPFRTASIMVNRVCNLKCPHCDIPQKYTSRARMLSGEQWVEVIKTLDREIDLRLVAVSAREPLTPGSTRSKTLRIVDSARKRGKISGIVTNGYYLKGALPEISSSGLVMDYMDVSLEGPREVDEKVRGKGHFDRVVAAINDEKLMKTTEKFFISFTLNAWNCGPDTLKSFLHWMLKTFHEPRLAVLALYPNQHVPEELWLTDDQFLRALEILLEVSGKFSDIFIDAFSGSIPGFREIVQKKYLPGKGELLRDDTGMLWGFVGENLYVRYENIRDVARYQVRVTPEGRLIMPRDLEAEDYLRSARSSVLSADWNNTLNGILDEINRIEEAVDPKCLDQRCFPACRGDNLRCAFINGGPK
- a CDS encoding ABC transporter substrate-binding protein, which gives rise to MSIRRMWPQLLVIFVCAFAFPVFLVWGQGGNMEPIKESTASRTTGQFDPPKPWTLRDSAMSNMTSFDPVKVVDAFSVDILANVYEGLVNVSAEGRPVPGLAESWQHSDDGRTWIFHLRKGVKFHPLTECDFKVPEEVTAKDVVYSFKRTLSASGSVTSWIFTDILEGAAEFAAGKTKGIKGLEIIDDHTLKIHLTKPFFLASKLTFNGTWIYPAGIVEACGKEFLSSHEVGTGPYIIKEFIPDDRIVLTRFDSYRTEHHQAPETVVIRIFSDPLAAMESFARGELDMVEAGISTLPKARKLVSQGNKMVSAKGNYLDYLCMNDQEPPFNDIRVRRALNMAVNREVLASLLGDFGVPAYGYIPPFSPAYRGTARIKEEGFRFDPAGAKALLTEYLAEKNLSSLDLELVIDSGELPETIGQFVTAQIEKELPEVTVSLKKITFPAMLQMAFSGKGKFFRIWWNIVTPGEFMYFLFFFPGQDPPGGFNLSFYDSKIFPQKYAEVMGTLDDEERRQGVQQLEDILIRDAAAIPLLHKTYHFLERKGITCPINGLLRKPYIFSIKTDG
- a CDS encoding ABC transporter permease, coding for MTAYVARSLFVIILGVFFSFGLFYVLPDPAYRIAGGFADKTAVTSIRKNLNLDQPVFKRFVMLVSDVAAGKLKSFYTDRPVLGLALEKLKISLMVGVWGLIFIFFWGGVLVAGQSVAPRLRKWVETVSNTAAVVPVFIFSILLLFLSTSWDLPKEACAGMALSVFPAILLSSNIVLRLHEAKRAPYALIARGYGLGKTVMFRRIVHELSPSFVILSNSLIFFLIAGLAVVEEVFGIPGMGHWFLRSALRLDLPVLFVVSILLAAGVVLLDLANRMVVWTLDPRQRAK